AATAAGCAATTGCCGAAAGAGAAATAACCGCAACTTCCGTTGTTCCTCCGCCAATATCAACCACCAAGCTACCTTTTGGTTCATGTACGGGTAAACCCGCACCAAGAGCAGCCGCCATTGGTTCTTCGATCAGGTGAATATCTCTTGCACCAGCTTCCCCTGCGGCTTCTAAAACGGCTCGTTTTTCAACCTGAGTAATACCTGAGGGAACGCAAACAACAAGGCGAGGTTTTCCAAATGAATAAGTTGTAATTGTTTTTTTCAGAAAATAAGAAATCATTTGCCTAGTTACTTCAAAGTCGGCGATTACTCCGTCTCTCATAGGTCTAATTGCTTTAATACTTCGAGGGGTACGCCCTAAAAATTCTTTTGCTTCTTTACCAACGGCAAGCACACTGTTTCTTTCTATATCTAACGCCACAACCGAAGGTTCGTTAAGGACTATTCCGGTTTTTGGGGAATAGATCAATGTATTGGCAGTTCCCAAATCCATTGCCAGACTTTTACTAAAAAAACGGAGTAAACGACGTAACATGTTATTTTCTTTTTTTGTTAAGGTTTATACTAAAGTTGCCTCTGATTATTCTTAAGCAAGACCTTTAAAAATATATTTTCAAGAATCAAACCAAGCTGATCAGCGACCATACCTGCAAAGTTTTTCATCTTTTCAGTAATGTCCAAATGGTTCGGCGACGCCAAACAAAAAACCGCTTGAACTTTTTTATGATAAGTAACCGGTAAAAGGATCAGACTTTGAAAATATGCCGAGGTTCCCTTTCCATACATCGGAGCAGCCGGAGCCGACTCAAGCCCTCCGTGATGCACAGGGTTATTGTTTCTAAACACCCAACCCACCAAGCCCATATTGATAGGAAACTCAAGCGAATTGTTTGAATCGGAAACAAGCTTTGGCACTTCACATTCTATAAAATAACGTTCTTGTGCCGAATCTGTAACACAAAAAGAAGCATAAGAAAAGCCCGTTGCCTCA
This region of Desulfovibrio litoralis DSM 11393 genomic DNA includes:
- a CDS encoding rod shape-determining protein, whose translation is MLRRLLRFFSKSLAMDLGTANTLIYSPKTGIVLNEPSVVALDIERNSVLAVGKEAKEFLGRTPRSIKAIRPMRDGVIADFEVTRQMISYFLKKTITTYSFGKPRLVVCVPSGITQVEKRAVLEAAGEAGARDIHLIEEPMAAALGAGLPVHEPKGSLVVDIGGGTTEVAVISLSAIAYSESVRMAGDAMDAAIQRYFQNELQMLIGENMAERIKKTIGSAYPLKEQLVVDVAGKDIISGTPKSVRISDGHIREALAEPVKVILLSIRKALEKTPPELSADIGNSGILLAGGGALLQGLSEAIHQDTGIPVFVDNDPLTSVVRGTGLTLEDPGLHSKVYVS